TGCCGCCGGGTAGCGGTCGCCCGCCGCCGCGTCCGCGGGGACGGCCTGTTCGATGGCCGCGAGGTCGGCGTCGTCCAGGGTGACGTCCGCCGCGCCCAGCGCCTCGCCCAGCCGGTCGCGGGTGCGGGCGCCGACGAGCGGCACGATGTCCTCGCCACGGGAGAGGACCCAGGCGATGGCGATCTGCGCGACGGTCACGCCCTTCTGCTCGGCGATCTTGCGCAGCGCCTCGACCAGCGTCAGGTTGTGCCGCAGGTTCTCGCCCTGGAAGCGGGGCGAGTGGGCGCGGAAGTCGTTCGCGGCGAGCTGCCGGTCCTGGGAGAAGTGGCCGGAGATCAGGCCGCGGGAGAGCACGCCGTACGCGGTGATGCCGATGCCCAGCTCTCGGGTGGTCGGCAGGATCTCCCGCTCGATGCCGCGCGAGATGAGCGAGTACTCGATCTGCAGATCGGCGATCGGCGCGGTGGCGGCCGCCCGGCGGATGGTGTCGGCGCCGACCTCGCTCAGGCCGACGTGCCGGACGTACCCCTTCTCGATCAGCTCGCCGATCGCGCCGACGGTCTCCTCGATCGGCACGTCCGGGTCGAGGCGTGCGATGCGGTAGACGTCGATGTGGTCGACCCCGAGGCGCTGCAGGGAGTAGGCGGCGAAGTTCTTCACGGCGGCGGGGCGGCCGTCGTAACCGCTCCAGTTGCCGTCCGGGTCGCGCAGGGCGCCGAACTTCACGCTGAGCAGGGCCTTCTCGCGCAGGGCGGCGGGCGCGGTGCGCAGGGCCTCGCCGATCAGCATCTCGTTGTGGCCCATGGCGTAGAAGTCGCCGGTGTCCAGGAGCGTGACGCCCGCTTCGAGGGCGGCGTGGACGGTGGCGACGGACTCCGCGCGGTCGGCGTCGCCGTACAGCGCGGACATGCCCATGCAGCCGAGGCCGAGGGCGGAGACGTGGGGGCCGGTGGTTCCGAGGGTGCGGGTTCGGATCGTCATGTCCTCCATGCTGCCATGACAGCTGACAGATTTCAATATCTGTCAGCTGTCATCTGTCACTTGTCGTTGTAGGCGACTTGGTCCAGACCTATTGACGAGAGGTCTGGACCACCTGCACTGTCGAGGGAAGCGAACTGTCATGCCTACGACACCTCACCGCACCCCCACCGGGAGGCCCCGCATGCTCCGCCGCACGCTGCGTCTGCTCACCGCCGCGCTCACCACGGCCGTCCTCGCCCCCCTCGCGATCGCCACCGCACCCACCGCCTCGGCCGCCGACACCTGCGCCGTGAAGTCGCGCCCGGCCGGCAAGGTGCTCCAGGGCTACTGGGAGAACTGGGACGGCGCCGCCAACGGCGTCCACCCGCCCTTCGGCTGGACCCCGATCACCGACTCCCGGATGGCCGCCCACGGCTACAACGTGCTCAACGCGGCCTTCCCGGTCATCCGCTCGGACGGGACGGCGCTGTGGGAGGACGGCATGGACAGCGGGGTGAAGGTGGCCACGCCCGCCGAGATGTGCGCGGCCAAGGCGTCCGGCCAGACGATCCTGCTGTCCATCGGCGGCGCTGCGGCCGGCATCGACCTCTCCTCCAGCGCGGTCGCCGACCGGTTCGTCGCGACCATCGTGCCGATCCTGCAGAAGTACAACTTCGACGGCATCGACATCGACATCGAGACCGGTCTGGTGGGCAGCGGCAGCATCACCCAACTGTCCACGTCGCAGGCCAATCTGATCCGCATCATCGACGGCGTCCTCGCCCGGATGCCGGCCGGGTTCGGCCTGACGATGGCGCCGGAGACCGCGTACGTGACCGGCGGCAGCGTCACCTACGGCTCGATCTGGGGCGCGTACCTGCCGATCGTGAAGAAGTACGCGGACAACGGCCGGCTGTGGTGGCTGAACATGCAGTACTACAACGGCAGCATGTACGGCTGCTCCGGCGACTCGTACGCGGCGGGCACGGTGCAGGGCTTCACCGCCCAGACCGACTGCCTCGCCAAAGGTCTCGTCGTCCAGGGCACGACCGTGAAGGTGCCCTACGACAAGCAGGTGCCCGGCCTGCCCGCCCAGCCCGGCGCGGGCGGCGGCTACCTGTCCCCGTCCCTGGTGTCCCAGGCGTGGCGGCACTACGGCGGCGCGCTCAAGGGCCTGATGACGTGGTCGGTCAACTGGGACGGCTCGAAGAACTGGACCTTCGGCGACAACGTGCGGACGCTGCAGGGGCGTTGAGCGCCCGGTCGCGGCGCGGTCCGTGTCCCCCGCGGCCCGGCCCACCCGTCCCTGACGCGAGATCAGCACCGGCTCCCCGCTCCGGGCCCGCTCCGTTGGACAGCGTTGCGCGGTGCCCGGAGAATGGGAACTGTCGGCGAGCAGTCCTCAGGCGGCGCCTGCCGCCGGCCCCGCGGTGCTCTCGCGCCGCCGGAGGAGGCCCGCCATGAGCGTCCGTATCGCCACCTTCAACATGGAGAACGTGTTCCGCCGGCCCACGGCCTTCCGCCTCGCGGAGACGGCGAAGCGCGAGGAAGTCCTCTCCGACTTCGCCAAGTTGGTCACCCTCCTGGACCTGCCGGTGTATCAGGAGGTCGACAAGAAGGAGATCGCCCGGATCATCGAGAAGCACCGGGCGTACGCCATCGACCCGCAGAACCCTCCGCCGATCTACGTCAACCAGTCCCGTCCCGGCAAGGGCTCCGGGCTGTTCCGGACGTCCGGGTCCGGGAAGGACACCAAGGTCGAGGTCACCGCGGACGGCCGTACCGGGTGGGCCGGTTGGGCCGAGCTGGGGCAGGACGACCTCGACCTGAACGTCGTGCGCAACACCGGCCGGGTGGTCTCGGAGGTCGACGCCGACATCCTGCTCACCGTGGAGGTCGAGGACCGGCTCACCCTGGAGCGCTTCAACACCCAGGTCCTGGCCGGGGCGCTCGGCAGACGCCCGTACCCGTACAACCTGCTGATCGACGGCAACGACCCCCGGGGCATCGACATCGGGATCCTCAGCCGCCACCCGATCACCTCCGTGCGGACGCACCTCTTCGACACCGACCCGGAGCACCCCGACGAGCGCCTCTTCAGCCGGGACTGCCCCGAGTTCGAGATCCAGCTCGACGGGTCGCCCCTGGTGGTCCTCGGCAACCACCTCAAGAGCAAGTTCAACGACGACCCGGAGCTGCGGCTGGCCCAGGCGAGGCGGGTCGCGGAGATCTACCGCGCCGCCTCGGAGCGCACCCCGCACGTCCTGGTCGCCGGAGACCTCAACGACGACCCGGCCAGCGCGGCGACCCAGGAGCTGCGGGAAACGGGGCTTCGGGACGTCATGAGCCACCCCTCCTACCACGGCGAGCCCGGCACCCACGGGGACTGCCACAGCGAGCACGACAAGATCGACTACGTGCTGCTGTCTCCGTCGCTCTGGCCCGAGGTGCAGCACGTCGGGCTGGAGACCCGTGGACTCTTCGCGCCGGGCATCAAGTCGTTCGACACCGTCACGTCGAAGACGGACGCGGCGTCCGACCACGCGGCGCTCTACGTGGACCTGGACCTCTGAGACACGACGGTGCCGGGCCCCGCCATGCGGGAGCCCGGCACCGGTGGATCCGCGGGTCAGGCGCCGATCAGGCGGCTGGCCAGGTAGCCCTCGATCTGGTCGAGCGAGACGCGCTCCTGCTTCATCGAGTCACGCTCGCGGACGGTGACCGCGTTGTCCTCGAGCGTGTCGAAGTCGACGGTCACGCAGAACGGCGTGCCGATCTCGTCCTGGCGACGGTAGCGGCGGCCGATGGCGCCGGCGTCGTCGAACTCGATGTTCCAGTGCTGGCGCAGCGCCTGGGCGAGGCCCTTGGCCTTCGGGGACAGCTCCGGGTTGCGGGACAGCGGGAGCACCGCCACCTTCACCGGGGCGAGCCGGTGGTCGAGGCGCAGCACGGTGCGCTTCTCCATCTTGCCCTTGGCGTTGGGCGCCTCGTCCTCGACGTAGGCGTCGAGCAGGAAGGCCAGCATGGTGCGGCCGACGCCCGCCGCCGGCTCGATGACGTACGGCGTCCAGCGCTCCTGGGCCTCCTGGTCGAAGTAGGAGAGGTCCTGGCCGGAGGCCTTGGAGTGGGCGCCGAGGTCGTAGTCGGTGCGGTTGGCGACGCCCTCGAGCTCGCCCCACTCGCTGCCGCCGAACTGGAAGCGGTACTCGATGTCGGCGGTGCGCTTGGAGTAGTGGGAGAGCTTCTCCTTCGGGTGCTCGTACCAGCGCATGTTCTCGGTACGCAGGCCGAGGCCCGTGTACCAGTTCCAGCGCTGCTCCATCCAGTACTCCTGCCACTTCTCGTCCTCGCCCGGCTTGACGAAGAACTCCATCTCCATCTGCTCGAACTCGCGGGTGCGGAAGATGAAGTTGCCGGGCGTGATCTCGTTGCGGAAGGACTTGCCCATCTGGGCGATGCCGAACGGCGGCTTGCGGCGCGAGGTGGTCTGCACCTGGGCGAAGTTGGTGAAGATGCCCTGGGCGGTCTCCGGGCGCAGGTAGGCGACCGAGCCGCTGTCCTGGGTCGGGCCGAGGTGCGTCGACAGCAGACCCGAGAACTGCTTGGGCTCGGTGAACTGGCCCTTGTTGCCGCAGTTCGGGCAGTTGATGTCGGCGAGGCCGTTCGCCGGGGCGTGGCCCTTCTTCTCCTCGTACGCCTCTTCCAGGTGGTCCGCGCGGAACCGCTTGTGACACGAGGTGCACTCGGTCAGCGGGTCCGTGAAGGTGGCGACGTGGCCGGAGGCGACCCAGACCTCGGGGGCCAGGATGACGGACGAGTCGATACCGACCACGTCCTCGCGCGACGTCACCATGTAACGCCACCACTGGCGCTTGATGTTCTCCTTGAGCTCGACACCCAGCGGTCCGTAGTCCCAGGCGGCACGCTGGCCGCCGTAGATCTCACTGCAGGGGAAAACGAAGCCACGGCGCTTGCTCAGGCTGACGATGGTGTCGATCTTGTCGGCGGCCACGGTGCTCTCTTCATTACGACGACGGGCGTTGAAGCGAGATGCTTCCAGCGAATGATTCAGGTTACCGGCGCAGGCTCCCCCACGGCCAAATCGGCCCCCGTCTACAGGCTCCCACAGGCGTTGTTGACAACGGTTTCCACGTTTGTTGAAAATGACTGTCATGAACGTAAGTCGACGCCTCATACCCCGGTCCGCGCTCGCCGCCGCCCTCGCGCTCGGCCTGGCCGCGCTGTCCGCGTGCTCCACCGACGGCGTCGCGGGGGGCAAACCCGGCAACACGGGCAAGTTCGACGTCGTCGCGTCGTTCTACCCGATGGCCTTCCTCGCCGAGCGGATCGGCGGCGACCACGTCCACGTCACCACGCTCACCACGCCCGGGCAGGAACCGCACGACCTGGAGATCAGCCCCCGCCAGATCGCCCTGCTGGAAGAGTCCGACGCGGTCCTCTACCTGAAGAACCTCCAGCCCTCCGTCGACGACGCGGTGGCCCAGTCCCCGGTCGGCACGAAGATCGACGCCGCCTCGCTGACCACCCTGGAGCAGCACGGCACCGAGGTCGGCGGGCACGCGGCCGCGCACGACACGCACGACGACGGCGAGGCGCCCGGCAAGGACCCGCACATCTGGCTCGACCCGGTGCGCTACGCCCAGGTCGCCGAGGGCGTCGGCAAGGCCTTCGAGAAGGCCGACCCCGGCCACGCGGCCGACTACCGCAAGAACACCGCCACCCTGGTCAGGCGTCTTGACGACCTGAACACCCGCTTCAAGGACGGCCTCGGGCACACCCGGACCAAGGTCTTCATCACCACGCACGCCGCCTTCGGCTACCTCGCCGAGCGCTACGGCCTCACCGAGGAGGCCATCAACGGCCTCGACCCCGAGTCGGAGCCCAGCGCCGCCCGCGTGCGGGAGCTGGCGGAGGTGGCCAAGAGCGACGGCGTCTCCACCGTCTTCTACGAGACGCTCGTCAGCGACCGGACGGCGAAGACCGTCGCCGGCGACTCGGGCCTGCGGACCGACGTCCTGGACCCGATCGAGGGGATCACGGCGAAGTCCCGCGGCAAGGACTACTTCGCGGTCCAGGAAGCGAACCTCAAGGCGCTCCAGCGGGCCCTGGGCGCCAAGTGACCGGCACGGAGGACGAGATCATGGGCGAACCCGTCATAGCGATGCGCAAGGTGACCGCGGAGCTCGGCTCGCGGCCCGTGCTGCGCGGCATCGACCTGACCGTGCGCGCCGGCGAGGTCGTCGCGCTGCTCGGCGCCAACGGCTCCGGAAAGTCGACGGCCGTGCGCACCCTCATCGGCCAGGTGCCCGCCGGCTCCGGCACGGTCGAGCTGTTCGGCACCCCGCGCCGGAGCTTCCGTGACTGGGCCCGCGTGGGGTACGTGCCCCAGCGCACCAGCGCCGCCGGCGGCGTACCCGCCACGGTGGCCGAGATCGTCGCCTCGGGCCGCCTGGCCCGCACCCGCTTCCGCTTCTTCCGCGGTGCCGACCGCGAGGCCGTGCACCGGGCGCTGGACCTGGTCGGCATGGCGGACCGCGCCAAGGACCCGGTCACCGCGCTCTCCGGCGGCCAGCACCAGCGGGTGCTGATCGCCCGCGCCCTGGTCTCCGAGCCCGAACTGCTGATCATGGACGAGCCGATGGCCGGCGTCGACCTCGCCAGCCAGGAGGTGCTGGCGGCCACCCTGCGGGAGCAGGTCGCCCAGGGCACCACCGTCCTGGTCGTCCTGCACGAACTGGGCCCGCTGGAGCCGCTGATCGACCGGGCGGTCGTCCTGCGCGACGGCTGCGTGCTGCACGACGGCCCGCCCCCGCGCGCGGTCGGACAGCACGCCCTGCCCGGCCACGACCATGTGCACCCGCACGCACCCGCGGGCGCCGAACCGAGCCGCACGGGACTGCTGAGCTGATGGAACTCCTGAACTACGCCTTCATGCAGCGGGCGCTGCTCGCCGCCGTCCTGGTCGGCATCACCGCGCCCGCCATCGGCATCTACCTGGTCCAGCGCCGCCAGCCGCTGATGGGCGACGGCATCGGGCACGTGGCGATGACCGGCGTCGGCCTCGGCTTCCTGCTGCACGCCTCGCCGGTGTGGATGGCCACCGCCGTCTCCGTCCTCGGCTCGGTCCTGATGGAGCTGATCCGCTGGTACGGCAGGACGCGCGGCGACATCGCCCTGGCCATGCTCTTCTACGGCGGCATGGCCGGCGGCGTGATGTTCGTGAACATCGCACCGGGCGGCTCCACCGCCAACCTGACGTCGTACCTGTTCGGCTCGCTGTCGACGGTCGCGCCCTCCGACGTGACCGCGATCATGGTGCTCGCCGCGTTCGTGGTCGTCGTCACCCTGGGCCTGCGCCGCCAGCTGTTCGCGGTCAGCCAGGACGAGGAGTTCGCGCGGGTCACCGGGCTGCCGGTGCGCGCCCTGAACCTGCTCACCGCGGTCACCGCGGCCGTCACGGTCACGGTCGCCATGCGGGTGGTCGGCCTGATCCTGGTCTCCGCGCTCATGGTCGTGCCGGTCGCCGCCGCGCAGCAGCTCACCCGGAGCTTCGCCGCCACCTTCGCGATCGCCGTCGCCCTCGGCGTCACGGTGTCGATCGGCGGCACGGTGACCTCGTTCTACCAGGACGTGCCGCCGGGCGCGACGATCGTCCTGCTGACCATCGGCGCGTTCGGCGTGCTCAGCGCCCTGGCCACGCCCCTGGCCCGGCGACGCGCCCGCGCGGCCGCCGCGGCCCGGCCCGCGGGCGACCCCGCCGAGTGCTCGATTCCGGCCACGCGGGAGGCCGGCGACGGGGTCGGCGTCTGACCGCCGGCAGGCCGGGCTGGCACAATGGCCCCGGCAGGCGCAGACGTGAGGAGACGACGGTGACGACCGCTGGACCGCCCGTGAGGGGCCGCTCCACCCGGCAGCGTGCGGCCGTGGCGGCGGCGCTCGACGAGGTCGACGAGTTCCGCAGCGCGCAGGAGCTGCACGACATGCTCAGGCACAAGGGCGACTCCGTCGGGCTGACCACGGTCTACCGCACCCTGCAGTCCCTCGCCGACGCCGGCGAGGTCGACGTCCTGCGCACCTCCGAGGGCGAGTCCGTCTACCGCCGCTGCTCCACCGGCGAGCACCACCACCACCTCGTCTGCCGCTCCTGCGGCAAGGCGGTCGAGGTGGAGGGCCCCGCGGTGGAGAAGTGGGCCGAGGCGATCGCGGCGGAGCACGGCTTCGTCAACGTGGCGCACACGGTGGAGATCTTCGGCACCTGCGCGGAGTGCGCGGCCGGACGCTGACCGCGCCCCCGCGCGACCGGCGCCCGAGGGAGTCACGAAGGGCCTACGAACGGTCTACGAGGGGTCGTTGCCCCTCATCGCGGCCTCCATGGCGATGAGCTCCTCGTTCGGGACCGCACCGCCGAAGCGCCGGTCGCGGGAGGCGAACTCGACGCAGGCCCGCCACAGGTCGCGGCGGTCGAAGTCCGGCCACAGCACGTCCTGGAAGACCATCTCGGCGTAGGCGCTCTGCCAGAGCAGGTAGTTGGAGGTGCGCTGCTCGCCGCTGGGGCGCAGGAACAGGTCGACGTCCGGCATGTCCGGGTAGTACATGTACTTCTGGAGCGTCTTCTCGTTGACCTTGGACGGGTCGAGGCGGCCCGCCTTCACGTCCTGCGCGAGCGCCTGCGCGGCGTCGGCGATCTCCGCCCGGCCGCCGTAGTTCATGCAGAAGTACAGGGTGAGCAGGTCGTTGTCCTTGGTCTGCTCCTGGGCGACCTGGAGCTCCTTGGCGACCGACTTCCACAGCTTGGGCATCCGGCCGACCCAGCGCACCCGGATCCCCAGCGCGTCGAGCTGGTCGCGGGTCTTGCGGATGAAGTCGCGGTTGAAGTTCATCAGGAAGCGGACCTCGTCGGGCGAGCGCTTCCAGTTCTCGGTGGAGAAGGCGTACAGCGAGATGTTGCGGACGCCGGCCTCGATGGAGCCCTGCAGCACGTCGAGGACGCGCTCGGCGCCGACCTTGTGGCCCTCGGTGCGGGGCAGCCCGCGCTCCTTGGCCCAGCGGCCGTTGCCGTCCATGACGATCGCCACGTGGTTCGGGACCAGCTCGCCCGGGAGCTTCGGCGCCCGGGCGCC
Above is a genomic segment from Streptomyces collinus Tu 365 containing:
- a CDS encoding aldo/keto reductase: MTIRTRTLGTTGPHVSALGLGCMGMSALYGDADRAESVATVHAALEAGVTLLDTGDFYAMGHNEMLIGEALRTAPAALREKALLSVKFGALRDPDGNWSGYDGRPAAVKNFAAYSLQRLGVDHIDVYRIARLDPDVPIEETVGAIGELIEKGYVRHVGLSEVGADTIRRAAATAPIADLQIEYSLISRGIEREILPTTRELGIGITAYGVLSRGLISGHFSQDRQLAANDFRAHSPRFQGENLRHNLTLVEALRKIAEQKGVTVAQIAIAWVLSRGEDIVPLVGARTRDRLGEALGAADVTLDDADLAAIEQAVPADAAAGDRYPAAQMAHLDSEH
- a CDS encoding chitinase translates to MLRRTLRLLTAALTTAVLAPLAIATAPTASAADTCAVKSRPAGKVLQGYWENWDGAANGVHPPFGWTPITDSRMAAHGYNVLNAAFPVIRSDGTALWEDGMDSGVKVATPAEMCAAKASGQTILLSIGGAAAGIDLSSSAVADRFVATIVPILQKYNFDGIDIDIETGLVGSGSITQLSTSQANLIRIIDGVLARMPAGFGLTMAPETAYVTGGSVTYGSIWGAYLPIVKKYADNGRLWWLNMQYYNGSMYGCSGDSYAAGTVQGFTAQTDCLAKGLVVQGTTVKVPYDKQVPGLPAQPGAGGGYLSPSLVSQAWRHYGGALKGLMTWSVNWDGSKNWTFGDNVRTLQGR
- a CDS encoding endonuclease/exonuclease/phosphatase family protein, translating into MSVRIATFNMENVFRRPTAFRLAETAKREEVLSDFAKLVTLLDLPVYQEVDKKEIARIIEKHRAYAIDPQNPPPIYVNQSRPGKGSGLFRTSGSGKDTKVEVTADGRTGWAGWAELGQDDLDLNVVRNTGRVVSEVDADILLTVEVEDRLTLERFNTQVLAGALGRRPYPYNLLIDGNDPRGIDIGILSRHPITSVRTHLFDTDPEHPDERLFSRDCPEFEIQLDGSPLVVLGNHLKSKFNDDPELRLAQARRVAEIYRAASERTPHVLVAGDLNDDPASAATQELRETGLRDVMSHPSYHGEPGTHGDCHSEHDKIDYVLLSPSLWPEVQHVGLETRGLFAPGIKSFDTVTSKTDAASDHAALYVDLDL
- a CDS encoding glycine--tRNA ligase, whose product is MAADKIDTIVSLSKRRGFVFPCSEIYGGQRAAWDYGPLGVELKENIKRQWWRYMVTSREDVVGIDSSVILAPEVWVASGHVATFTDPLTECTSCHKRFRADHLEEAYEEKKGHAPANGLADINCPNCGNKGQFTEPKQFSGLLSTHLGPTQDSGSVAYLRPETAQGIFTNFAQVQTTSRRKPPFGIAQMGKSFRNEITPGNFIFRTREFEQMEMEFFVKPGEDEKWQEYWMEQRWNWYTGLGLRTENMRWYEHPKEKLSHYSKRTADIEYRFQFGGSEWGELEGVANRTDYDLGAHSKASGQDLSYFDQEAQERWTPYVIEPAAGVGRTMLAFLLDAYVEDEAPNAKGKMEKRTVLRLDHRLAPVKVAVLPLSRNPELSPKAKGLAQALRQHWNIEFDDAGAIGRRYRRQDEIGTPFCVTVDFDTLEDNAVTVRERDSMKQERVSLDQIEGYLASRLIGA
- a CDS encoding metal ABC transporter substrate-binding protein, with protein sequence MNVSRRLIPRSALAAALALGLAALSACSTDGVAGGKPGNTGKFDVVASFYPMAFLAERIGGDHVHVTTLTTPGQEPHDLEISPRQIALLEESDAVLYLKNLQPSVDDAVAQSPVGTKIDAASLTTLEQHGTEVGGHAAAHDTHDDGEAPGKDPHIWLDPVRYAQVAEGVGKAFEKADPGHAADYRKNTATLVRRLDDLNTRFKDGLGHTRTKVFITTHAAFGYLAERYGLTEEAINGLDPESEPSAARVRELAEVAKSDGVSTVFYETLVSDRTAKTVAGDSGLRTDVLDPIEGITAKSRGKDYFAVQEANLKALQRALGAK
- a CDS encoding metal ABC transporter ATP-binding protein yields the protein MMGEPVIAMRKVTAELGSRPVLRGIDLTVRAGEVVALLGANGSGKSTAVRTLIGQVPAGSGTVELFGTPRRSFRDWARVGYVPQRTSAAGGVPATVAEIVASGRLARTRFRFFRGADREAVHRALDLVGMADRAKDPVTALSGGQHQRVLIARALVSEPELLIMDEPMAGVDLASQEVLAATLREQVAQGTTVLVVLHELGPLEPLIDRAVVLRDGCVLHDGPPPRAVGQHALPGHDHVHPHAPAGAEPSRTGLLS
- a CDS encoding metal ABC transporter permease, yielding MELLNYAFMQRALLAAVLVGITAPAIGIYLVQRRQPLMGDGIGHVAMTGVGLGFLLHASPVWMATAVSVLGSVLMELIRWYGRTRGDIALAMLFYGGMAGGVMFVNIAPGGSTANLTSYLFGSLSTVAPSDVTAIMVLAAFVVVVTLGLRRQLFAVSQDEEFARVTGLPVRALNLLTAVTAAVTVTVAMRVVGLILVSALMVVPVAAAQQLTRSFAATFAIAVALGVTVSIGGTVTSFYQDVPPGATIVLLTIGAFGVLSALATPLARRRARAAAAARPAGDPAECSIPATREAGDGVGV
- a CDS encoding Fur family transcriptional regulator, translating into MTTAGPPVRGRSTRQRAAVAAALDEVDEFRSAQELHDMLRHKGDSVGLTTVYRTLQSLADAGEVDVLRTSEGESVYRRCSTGEHHHHLVCRSCGKAVEVEGPAVEKWAEAIAAEHGFVNVAHTVEIFGTCAECAAGR
- a CDS encoding isoprenyl transferase → MVVRGILGRQRREYRAPEPHPSGARAPKLPGELVPNHVAIVMDGNGRWAKERGLPRTEGHKVGAERVLDVLQGSIEAGVRNISLYAFSTENWKRSPDEVRFLMNFNRDFIRKTRDQLDALGIRVRWVGRMPKLWKSVAKELQVAQEQTKDNDLLTLYFCMNYGGRAEIADAAQALAQDVKAGRLDPSKVNEKTLQKYMYYPDMPDVDLFLRPSGEQRTSNYLLWQSAYAEMVFQDVLWPDFDRRDLWRACVEFASRDRRFGGAVPNEELIAMEAAMRGNDPS